One stretch of Salmo trutta chromosome 7, fSalTru1.1, whole genome shotgun sequence DNA includes these proteins:
- the LOC115196961 gene encoding SRSF protein kinase 2 isoform X6, with the protein MSVNSEKSSSPERPETQQKAPVSAPPLPPPPPPPPEPAIPPEPEEEILGSDDEEQEDPADYCKGGYHPVKIGDLFNGRYHVIRKLGWGHFSTVWLCWDIQVKNFVAMKVVKSAQHYTETALDEIKLLRCVRESDPSDQNKEMVVQLIDDFKISGINGIHVCMVFEVLGHHLLKWIIKSNYQGLPLPCVKSIIKQVLQGLDYLHSKCKIVHTDIKPENILMCVDDAFVRRMAVEATEWQKAGAPPPSGSAVSTAPQVKPVGKISKNKKKKLKKKQKRQTELLERRMLEIEALEKEAEKQRATEGPEGEGLTHSPKHAPRNAALGPAVALGESDDDDDDDEEDGDEEEEGEAERERPTRLTNHTCAALPQEQSEVPPTPEAAAEPEGEPTPSPAPETETQTPTPTPTTPGDGNTANPEGEAEEEDDGKEDWKEAVKEEKEEEEEDGEDDEEDEEDLVTAPAEPPPAVEKEEKERRTDEEEKGEETKEQETDKEEEDDDDDDDDDDDDEDDDDADETETGAEDLSNSISTATGQNNNTPKTNGHVLLGGEERERERGPRANHPVPTSSPIHLHCPLVESEFSCTDRDQSSLSSFYELFNGEVVTPGLTNGAQRHRGTAPRFPELPLDPDPGNPVTVGGAGHPGGATSPHSPTADRSRTVSLSSTGDMPKDDVVLAKAKAADLLVNPLDPRNADTLRVKIADLGNACWVHKHFTEDIQTRQYRSIEVLIGAGYSTPADIWSTACMAFELATGDYLFEPHSGEDYSRDEDHIALITELLGKVPRKVVAAGKYSREFFSKKGELRHITKLKPWSLFDVLVEKYGWAPEDAGHFTHFLLPMLEMVPEKRASAGDCLSHPWLNS; encoded by the exons gccTGAGACCCAGCAAAAAGCCCCAGTGTCTGCCCCCCCTCTCCCGccgccccctccaccccctcctgaGCCGGCCATCCCCCCAGAGCCAGAGGAGGAGATCCTAGGCTCTGACGATGAGGAGCAGGAGGACCCCGCAGACTACTGCAAAG gtggatACCATCCGGTGAAGATAGGGGACTTGTTCAACGGGAGGTACCACGTAATACGCAAGCTGGGCTGGGGTCACTTCTCCACCGTGTGGCTGTGCTGGGACATCCA GGTGAAGAACTTTGTGGCGATGAAAGTGGTGAAGAGTGCTCAGCATTACACAGAGACAGCCCTGGATGAGATCAAACTGCTCAGATGT GTGAGAGAGAGTGACCCCTCtgaccaaaacaaagaaatggTGGTTCAGCTGATAGACGACTTCAAGATCTCTGGAATCAACGGAATAC ATGTGTGTATGGTGTTTGAGGTTCTGGGGCACCACCTTCTAAAATGGATCATCAAGTCCAACTACCAGGGCCTTCCTCTACCCTGTGTCAAGAGTATTATCAAACAG gttctgCAGGGCTTGGACTACCTCCACAGCAAGTGTAAGATTGTCCACACGGACATCAAGCCGGAGAACATCCTGATGTGTGTGGACGATGCGTTTGTCCGCCGCATGGCCGTGGAGGCCACAGAGTGGCAGAAGGCCGGGGCGCCCCCACCCTCTGGATCAGCAG TCAGCACAGCACCACAGGTCAAACCG gtggggaagatctccaagaacaagaagaagaagctgaagaagaagcagaagcGTCAGACCGAGCTGTTGGAGAGACGCATGCTGGAGATCGAGGCCCTGGAGAAGGAGGCTGAGAAACAGAGGGCCACAGAGGGCCCCGAAGGGGAGGGGTTGACCCACTCCCCAAAACACGCACCCCGCAACGCGGCACTGGGGCCCGCCGTCGCACTGGGTGAGAGCGATGATGACGATGACGACGATGAAGAGGAtggagacgaggaggaggaaggagaggcggAGAGGGAGAGGCCCACCAGGCTAACCAATCACACCT GTGCTGCCCTACCCCAGGAGCAGTCAGAGGTTCCCCCCACACCAGAGGCAGCAGCAGAGCCAGAGGGGGAGCCCACCCCCAGCCCTgctccagagacagagacacagaccccCACACCCACCCCCACCACACCTGGGGATGGCAACACAGCCAATCCAGAGGGCGaggcggaggaggaggacgaCGGGAAGGAGGATTGGAAAGAGGCCGtaaaggaagagaaggaggaggaggaggaggatggggaagaTGACGAAGAGGATGAAGAGGACTTGGTTACAGCTCCGGCCGAGCCGCCGCCGGCggtagagaaagaggagaaggagaggagaacagacgaGGAGGAGAAGGGTGAGGAGACCAAGGAGCAGGAAACGGACAAAGAGGAAGAGGACGAcgacgacgatgatgatgatgatgatgatgatgaagacgaCGATGACGCCGATGAAACGGAGACGGGCGCTGAAGACCTCAGCAACTCCATCTCCACCGCCACGGGCCAGAACAACAACACCCCCAAAACCAACGGCCATGTCCTCctggggggtgaggagagggagagggagagaggtcccAGAGCCAACCATCCGGTCCCTACCTCCTCCCCCATCCATCTGCACTGCCCCCTGGTGGAGTCAGAGTTCAGCTGCACGGACAGGGACCAAAGCTCCCTCAGCTCCTTCTATGAGCTCTTCAACGGCGAGGTGGTCACGCCAGGCCTGACCAACGGGGCGCAGCGCCACAGGGGCACGGCGCCACGCTTCCCCGAGTTGCCGCTGGACCCCGACCCGGGAAATCCCGTCACAGTGGGCGGAGCTGGTCACCCGGGGGGCGCGACCTCCCCTCACAGCCCCACTGCAGACCGCAGCCGTACTGTGTCATTGTCTAGCACCGGGGACATGCCTAAAG ATGATGTGGTTCTAGCCAAGGCCAAAGCAGCAGACCTGCTGGTTAACCCCCTGGACCCCCGCAACGCTGACACACTCCGAGTCAAGATAGCTGACCTGGGCAACGCCTGCTGGGTg cACAAGCACTTCACAGAGGACATCCAGACCAGACAGTACCGCTCCATAGAGGTCCTGATAGGAGCTGGCTACAGCACTCCTGCTGACATCTGGAGCACCGCCTGCATG gCGTTTGAGCTGGCTACAGGAGACTACCTGTTTGAGCCCCACTCTGGGGAGGACTACTCCCGGGATGAGG ATCACATCGCTCTGATCACGGAGCTTCTGGGGAAGGTTCCACGCAAAGTGGTCGCCGCCGGGAAGTACAGCCGAGAGTTTTTCTCCAAGAAAG GTGAGCTGAGGCACATCACCAAGCTGAAGCCCTGGTCCCTGTTTGATGTGTTGGTGGAGAAGTATGGCTGGGCCCCTGAGGATGCCGGCCACTTCACCCACTTCCTGCTGCCCATGCTGGAGATGGTCCCCGAAAAGAGGGCCTCGGCTGGGGACTGCCTCAGCCACCCCTGGCTCAACTCGTAG
- the LOC115196961 gene encoding SRSF protein kinase 2 isoform X1, which translates to MSSRKVMAIQARKRRPKGKKDKAAHGKRPETQQKAPVSAPPLPPPPPPPPEPAIPPEPEEEILGSDDEEQEDPADYCKGGYHPVKIGDLFNGRYHVIRKLGWGHFSTVWLCWDIQVKNFVAMKVVKSAQHYTETALDEIKLLRCVRESDPSDQNKEMVVQLIDDFKISGINGIHVCMVFEVLGHHLLKWIIKSNYQGLPLPCVKSIIKQVLQGLDYLHSKCKIVHTDIKPENILMCVDDAFVRRMAVEATEWQKAGAPPPSGSAVSTAPQVKPVGKISKNKKKKLKKKQKRQTELLERRMLEIEALEKEAEKQRATEGPEGEGLTHSPKHAPRNAALGPAVALGESDDDDDDDEEDGDEEEEGEAERERPTRLTNHTCAALPQEQSEVPPTPEAAAEPEGEPTPSPAPETETQTPTPTPTTPGDGNTANPEGEAEEEDDGKEDWKEAVKEEKEEEEEDGEDDEEDEEDLVTAPAEPPPAVEKEEKERRTDEEEKGEETKEQETDKEEEDDDDDDDDDDDDEDDDDADETETGAEDLSNSISTATGQNNNTPKTNGHVLLGGEERERERGPRANHPVPTSSPIHLHCPLVESEFSCTDRDQSSLSSFYELFNGEVVTPGLTNGAQRHRGTAPRFPELPLDPDPGNPVTVGGAGHPGGATSPHSPTADRSRTVSLSSTGDMPKDDVVLAKAKAADLLVNPLDPRNADTLRVKIADLGNACWVHKHFTEDIQTRQYRSIEVLIGAGYSTPADIWSTACMAFELATGDYLFEPHSGEDYSRDEDHIALITELLGKVPRKVVAAGKYSREFFSKKGELRHITKLKPWSLFDVLVEKYGWAPEDAGHFTHFLLPMLEMVPEKRASAGDCLSHPWLNS; encoded by the exons gccTGAGACCCAGCAAAAAGCCCCAGTGTCTGCCCCCCCTCTCCCGccgccccctccaccccctcctgaGCCGGCCATCCCCCCAGAGCCAGAGGAGGAGATCCTAGGCTCTGACGATGAGGAGCAGGAGGACCCCGCAGACTACTGCAAAG gtggatACCATCCGGTGAAGATAGGGGACTTGTTCAACGGGAGGTACCACGTAATACGCAAGCTGGGCTGGGGTCACTTCTCCACCGTGTGGCTGTGCTGGGACATCCA GGTGAAGAACTTTGTGGCGATGAAAGTGGTGAAGAGTGCTCAGCATTACACAGAGACAGCCCTGGATGAGATCAAACTGCTCAGATGT GTGAGAGAGAGTGACCCCTCtgaccaaaacaaagaaatggTGGTTCAGCTGATAGACGACTTCAAGATCTCTGGAATCAACGGAATAC ATGTGTGTATGGTGTTTGAGGTTCTGGGGCACCACCTTCTAAAATGGATCATCAAGTCCAACTACCAGGGCCTTCCTCTACCCTGTGTCAAGAGTATTATCAAACAG gttctgCAGGGCTTGGACTACCTCCACAGCAAGTGTAAGATTGTCCACACGGACATCAAGCCGGAGAACATCCTGATGTGTGTGGACGATGCGTTTGTCCGCCGCATGGCCGTGGAGGCCACAGAGTGGCAGAAGGCCGGGGCGCCCCCACCCTCTGGATCAGCAG TCAGCACAGCACCACAGGTCAAACCG gtggggaagatctccaagaacaagaagaagaagctgaagaagaagcagaagcGTCAGACCGAGCTGTTGGAGAGACGCATGCTGGAGATCGAGGCCCTGGAGAAGGAGGCTGAGAAACAGAGGGCCACAGAGGGCCCCGAAGGGGAGGGGTTGACCCACTCCCCAAAACACGCACCCCGCAACGCGGCACTGGGGCCCGCCGTCGCACTGGGTGAGAGCGATGATGACGATGACGACGATGAAGAGGAtggagacgaggaggaggaaggagaggcggAGAGGGAGAGGCCCACCAGGCTAACCAATCACACCT GTGCTGCCCTACCCCAGGAGCAGTCAGAGGTTCCCCCCACACCAGAGGCAGCAGCAGAGCCAGAGGGGGAGCCCACCCCCAGCCCTgctccagagacagagacacagaccccCACACCCACCCCCACCACACCTGGGGATGGCAACACAGCCAATCCAGAGGGCGaggcggaggaggaggacgaCGGGAAGGAGGATTGGAAAGAGGCCGtaaaggaagagaaggaggaggaggaggaggatggggaagaTGACGAAGAGGATGAAGAGGACTTGGTTACAGCTCCGGCCGAGCCGCCGCCGGCggtagagaaagaggagaaggagaggagaacagacgaGGAGGAGAAGGGTGAGGAGACCAAGGAGCAGGAAACGGACAAAGAGGAAGAGGACGAcgacgacgatgatgatgatgatgatgatgatgaagacgaCGATGACGCCGATGAAACGGAGACGGGCGCTGAAGACCTCAGCAACTCCATCTCCACCGCCACGGGCCAGAACAACAACACCCCCAAAACCAACGGCCATGTCCTCctggggggtgaggagagggagagggagagaggtcccAGAGCCAACCATCCGGTCCCTACCTCCTCCCCCATCCATCTGCACTGCCCCCTGGTGGAGTCAGAGTTCAGCTGCACGGACAGGGACCAAAGCTCCCTCAGCTCCTTCTATGAGCTCTTCAACGGCGAGGTGGTCACGCCAGGCCTGACCAACGGGGCGCAGCGCCACAGGGGCACGGCGCCACGCTTCCCCGAGTTGCCGCTGGACCCCGACCCGGGAAATCCCGTCACAGTGGGCGGAGCTGGTCACCCGGGGGGCGCGACCTCCCCTCACAGCCCCACTGCAGACCGCAGCCGTACTGTGTCATTGTCTAGCACCGGGGACATGCCTAAAG ATGATGTGGTTCTAGCCAAGGCCAAAGCAGCAGACCTGCTGGTTAACCCCCTGGACCCCCGCAACGCTGACACACTCCGAGTCAAGATAGCTGACCTGGGCAACGCCTGCTGGGTg cACAAGCACTTCACAGAGGACATCCAGACCAGACAGTACCGCTCCATAGAGGTCCTGATAGGAGCTGGCTACAGCACTCCTGCTGACATCTGGAGCACCGCCTGCATG gCGTTTGAGCTGGCTACAGGAGACTACCTGTTTGAGCCCCACTCTGGGGAGGACTACTCCCGGGATGAGG ATCACATCGCTCTGATCACGGAGCTTCTGGGGAAGGTTCCACGCAAAGTGGTCGCCGCCGGGAAGTACAGCCGAGAGTTTTTCTCCAAGAAAG GTGAGCTGAGGCACATCACCAAGCTGAAGCCCTGGTCCCTGTTTGATGTGTTGGTGGAGAAGTATGGCTGGGCCCCTGAGGATGCCGGCCACTTCACCCACTTCCTGCTGCCCATGCTGGAGATGGTCCCCGAAAAGAGGGCCTCGGCTGGGGACTGCCTCAGCCACCCCTGGCTCAACTCGTAG